The following coding sequences lie in one Arachis ipaensis cultivar K30076 chromosome B03, Araip1.1, whole genome shotgun sequence genomic window:
- the LOC107630434 gene encoding G-type lectin S-receptor-like serine/threonine-protein kinase LECRK3: protein MASNRFHVLLLWLSLCVALADEVAVENMYIGLDDILSPLDSNTTHPSWLSSSGHFAFGFYRHGDGHGYAIGIWLMGGTTNTVVWTTNRDDPPLSSNSTLQLTVEGLLLKQGSDDRGQLYVPSEPAGSASMLDSGNFVIYSQESSSFVVWQSFHHPTDTILGGQNLTILNQLVSSRSTSDRSTGHHYLAFQDDNNLVAYPINSSGTASDAYWAFRDQNIYHGTEVAQLSLDAKGYLCFSVFQCLANNTNQQIKQQNTSSIYRATLDVDGNLRLYEHLFDANSSSSLLVHTNTVWQALTDECQIKGFCGSNSYCSNTSGNARCHCYPGFVPYNNKTSGGNAMFLECKLNYSKDDCETSGGRNYNIVSLEEMQWNYDYPYWAKLMSMEACNKSCKEDCDCAAALYTNGRCNKYSLPLSYGRKAPNASDTGMALFKVPSEYVIRKNTTTSSPKNPNAIVNNRRGLILILASTLGSLSFLCVVFVVSIFFIYRSQVHRFTKLSASSNLGFTEECSLRSFSFDELVKATSGFTEEVGRGSFGAVYRGTIGENSKRIAVKRIEKIVDEGEREFRAEITAISRTHHRNLVKLIGFCIEGSRKLLVYEYVSNGSLANLLFKTKKHLPWKERLKIALDVARGVQYLHEECEVRIVHCNLKPHNILMDELLTAKISDFGLARLSKPELLSIRPDKNEVKTGYLAPEWQKEALASVKADVFSYGIVLLEIVCRRRSIEVNVPSPEEVLLSSWAYHCFATEQLHKVVVYNEDEKQDMDWKTLERMVKVGLLCVQDDPSLRPSMKNVILMLEGWKDVPIPPSPSC from the exons ATGGCTTCAAACCGCTTTCATGTTCTGCTCTTATGGCTATCCTTGTGTGTGGCTCTGGCAGATGAAGTTGCAGTTGAGAACATGTATATTGGGTTGGATGATATTCTCTCTCCTCTTGATAGTAACACGACACACCCATCTTGGTTATCAAGTTCTGGTCACTTTGCATTCGGCTTTTACCGTCACGGTGATGGCCACGGCTATGCCATTGGAATATGGCTGATGGGTGGAACCACCAACACTGTTGTGTGGACCACTAACCGTGACGACCCTCCACTCTCATCTAACTCCACCTTGCAATTAACCGTAGAGGGCCTACTTCTGAAGCAAGGTAGTGATGACCGAGGACAACTCTATGTGCCTTCAGAGCCAGCAGGTTCTGCATCCATGCTCGATTCCGGTAACTTTGTGATCTATAGCCAAGAAAGTTCTTCCTTTGTTGTGTGGCAAAGCTTTCATCACCCAACTGACACCATATTAGGAGGCCAGAATTTAACTATTCTGAACCAGCTAGTCTCTAGCAGGTCCACTTCAGACCGTTCCACTGGACACCACTATCTTGCCTTTCAGGATGATAACAACCTTGTTGCTTATCCCATCAATAGCTCTGGCACCGCTTCTGATGCTTACTGGGCTTTCAGGGATCAGAACATTTATCATGGGACAGA GGTGGCACAGTTGAGTCTTGACGCTAAAGGCTATCTCTGCTTCAGTGTCTTTCAATGCTTGGCTAATAACACTAACCAGCAAATCAAGCAACAGAACACTAGTTCAATCTACCGCGCAACTCTTGATGTTGATGGAAACCTGAGATTGTATGAGCACCTATTTGACGCAAACTCATCATCATCACTTCTTGTTCATACGAATACGGTGTGGCAAGCCTTGACTGATGAATGCCAAATCAAGGGGTTTTGCGGCTCCAACAGTTACTGCTCCAACACAAGCGGCAATGCTAGATGCCACTGTTATCCTGGTTTCGTCCCCTACAACAACAAAACCAGTGGTGGTAATGCCATGTTTCTGGAGTGCAAACTGAACTACAGCAAGGATGATTGCGAAACAAGTGGTGGCCGAAACTATAACATTGTTTCCTTGGAGGAGATGCAGTGGAATTATGACTACCCATATTGGGCTAAACTAATGAGCATGGAAGCTTGTAACAAGTCTTGCAAGGAGGATTGTGATTGTGCAGCAGCATTATACACAAATGGCCGATGCAACAAATATAGTCTTCCACTCAGTTATGGCAGAAAGGCTCCAAATGCATCAGATACAGGCATGGCACTCTTCAAGGTTCCTTCGGAATATGTCATCAGGAAAAACACTACCACCTCATCTCCCAAGAATCCTAATGCCATTGTTAATAACCGGAGAGGTCTGATACTGATTCTAGCCTCTACTTTGGGTTCCCTTTCATTTCTCTGTGTGGTCTTTGTTGTGTCTATTTTCTTCATTTATAGGAGCCAAGTTCATAGATTTACGAAGCTGTCTGCAAGTTCAAATCTTGGATTCACCGAGGAATGTTCGCTACGCTCGTTTTCCTTTGATGAACTTGTCAAAGCAACTAGTGGCTTCACAGAGGAGGTAGGCAGAGGATCCTTCGGAGCAGTTTATAGAGGCACAATAGGAGAGAATAGCAAAAGGATTGCCGTCAAGAGAATAGAGAAGATTGTCGATGAAGGGGAGAGGGAATTCCGAGCCGAAATCACTGCCATTTCTAGAACTCATCATAGGAATCTGGTTAAGCTCATTGGCTTCTGTATTGAGGGGTCAAGGAAGCTTCTTGTCTATGAATACGTCAGCAATGGATCTCTTGCCAATCTTCTCTTCAAGACTAAGAAGCATCTGCCATGGAAAGAGAGACTCAAAATTGCATTGGATGTGGCCAGAGGAGTCCAGTATCTACATGAAGAGTGTGAAGTTCGTATTGTCCATTGTAATCTGAAGCCTCACAATATACTAATGGATGAACTATTGACGGCTAAGATATCGGATTTCGGATTGGCAAGGCTATCAAAGCCGGAACTTTTGAGTATTAGACCGGACAAGAACGAGGTTAAAACCGGGTACTTAGCACCTGAATGGCAAAAGGAGGCATTGGCATCGGTTAAAGCTGATGTTTTCAGTTATGGGATAGTACTGTTGGAGATTGTATGCCGCAGAAGGAGTATAGAAGTAAATGTTCCATCACCGGAGGAGGTGCTTCTTTCTAGTTGGGCATATCATTGCTTTGCAACTGAGCAGTTACATAAAGTTGTTGTATACAATGAGGATGAAAAGCAAGACATGGATTGGAAAACACTGGAAAGAATGGTGAAGGTGGGGCTGCTGTGTGTTCAAGATGACCCATCTCTGCGTCCTTCAATGAAGAATGTCATTTTGATGTTGGAAGGATGGAAAGATGTTCCAATTCCCCCATCCCCATCCTGTTAG